From the genome of Triticum aestivum cultivar Chinese Spring chromosome 1A, IWGSC CS RefSeq v2.1, whole genome shotgun sequence:
GGCTTGAGGTCCTGCACGACATGCTTGGACTCGAGGTCCCAGATCTTGACAGACTCCTCTGTCGCGGCACAGAGCCAGTAGCGGTTGGGCGAGAAGCAGAGCGCATGGATGATGGAGCCGGCTTCCAGCTGGTACAGCCTCTTCCCCTCGGACAGGTCCCAGAGCAGAGTGACGCCGTCCTTGCCGCCGGAGGCGCAGAGCGAGCCATCGGGGCTGACGGCGACGGCATTGACATAGCCACCGTGGCCGGCGAGGGTGGAGCGGAGCTTGCAGTTGGTGAGGTTCCAGACCTTGACGGTCTTGTCCCAGGAGCCGGAGACGATGGTGGGCTGCTGGATGTTGGGGGAGAACCTGACGCACGAGACCCAGCCGGTGtggccctcgccgccgcccatgTCGCCGCCGATGGTGTACTTGCACTCGCCGAGGGTGTTCCAGAGCTTGATGGTGTTGTCGCGGGAAGCGGAGACGATCTGGCGGTTGTCGACGGAGAAGGCGACCGAGATGACGTCCTTGGAGTGGCCGACGAAGCGGCGGGTGGTGAGGCCGGTGGAGAGGTCCCAGAGGCGGAGCTCGCCGTCCCAGGAGCCCGAGAGCGCGAACTGGCCGTCGGAGCTGATGACCACGTCCTGGACGAAGTGGCCGTGGCCGGTGAGGCGGCGGAAGGGCACGGCGTAGTCGGTGCCGACGGTGCCGTCGCCGAGGGACTGGACCGGGTTGGTGAGGTCCCAGACCAGCAGCGACTTGTCGCGGGAGCCGGACACGATGTAGGGCGAGTTGTCGATCGGCGCGGCGATCGCCGTCACCACGTCGTTGTGGCCGCGCATCGTGCCCACCAGGCCGAGCGACTCCTGCATGTTCGCCATGGCTGCCGCGGGGAGATTggggggcgggggtggcggcggcggcggcgagggggtgaGGGTTGGGAGAGAAGAGGGCCGAGATGGAACGTGGAGGATTTTATAGTCTGGGGAAGGTGCGGCTAGGGTTTTGCAGGATCAGAGATGTGGCGCTTGGATGGTGGATGGGAAGATCGCCACCGTTCGTTGCGTGTGATAGTCTTTTCCTCTAAAATGGATACTAAATTAGTAGAGAAAACTACATTATGATATGATTTAGGCGTGGAAAAAAGGTGTGGTTTCCGATGTTATTGTTCTGCTATGTGAATATTACATGAAAACTCTGAAAGTTACAGAAATATCAAATTAAAAATTTTGAACCAATTATGAAAAAAAAGGCGATGTGATGATTTTATACATGTTTGACAAGTCAATTTGTGCTTAATAATATTGCTGGGAGATTAAGAATCCACATTATTAGAAATGGGATTGCTAAGTCTCGGTCGATGCTATATTTGTGGATCTTACGTGGAGATCCGTGCaatttttttcttttagttttatttttttttcttactcacatgttatgtcacttgactTAGACTTGGGTAAGTCTTTTTTTTGTGGGATTAGACTTGGGTAAGTCTGAGTCTACTGAGATCTAGCCACACCCTATCAGAAAAGTTTGGCAGTAGCAGCGCTTAATTTtaaatgttgaagatcatgttcaaaaaatCCTATGGTGACTAATTCTATTATAATGCTTCCTCGAGTGTTCCTCCCCGTTCAAGTGGAGGTGCTGACAATCAACTTGTGTTACATGGATCCGGTCAGGTGGTGTCGCCTAGCTCGTTGCCTAAACAAGACCTCAAGAGGACCAAGGCAACTCAATTacacaacaaaataaaaaaatgtgtTAGTAATGGTGGCCTCCCAGCAGGAGCGCCACCGAGACCAATGAATCTACTCATCTAGAACTGCTGGGGGGGCTCCCGGACAGTCCGTGTGCTCGTGACTTTGTTGCAGTCGCATTCCCTCGAAATTGTGTTTCTTTATGAGACTAGGCAGAAATAATAAAATATGAAAAGGTTGAGATGACGAATTGGACTCTGAAGCTTTTCTAGCGTTGATGATAATGGCTTGAGCGGACGATAAGCTTTGTGTTGGCATGAATCTTTGATGATGGGTGTTAAAGATGAAGTTGATCGTTGTATTGATGCTCTTGATTGCACCTCAGACTCAGATCTCTTGTGGCATTCAACGTGTGTTTATGGTGCGCCAGGAGTGAATGATAGCCATCTCACGTGGTCTAAAATGCTTGACTTGAGCACTTCTCAGCCACACTAAGGGTAGAATCGCAAATTTAGGTTTTTTTAGATACCTTGGAACTATGTTCTTAATTGATTTGGGCTTTTCAGGAGTCCCCTATGCATACGAGGTGCCACCAATTTGAGATCATGTGGGAGAGGGATCTTGTTCTTCCAAAAGTTATACAAGCTTCATGAGATGCTTTCAGTAATAAAATGGATCTTGGATATATTGAGGCTGCTATGTGAAAGATtgtggatgtcacctagagggagggtaaataggcgttttaaaataattacggtttaggcttgaacaaatacggaataaacctagcggttaatttgtcaaacacaaaacctaaaataactaggctcacctatgtgcaccaacaacttatactaagcaagataagcaactatgagatagcaagatatatgaccaaGAACAAGATGGCTaacacaaagtaaagtgcataagtaaagggcacGCGGAAACGActatgtatcccgaagttcacacccttgcggatgctaatctccgtttggagcggtgtggagacacaatgctccccaagaagccactagggccaccgtaatctcctcacgccctcgcacaaatgtaagatgtcgtgattccactaagggacccttgagggcggtcaccgaacccgtacaaatggcaacccttgggggcggtcaccgaactcgtacactttggcaacccttgggggcggtcatcggaacccgtcaaattgctctgggcgaactccacaacctaattggagactccGACGCTTGCCTAGAgttttacaccataatgattgagctccgaacaccaccaaccgtctagggtgcccaagcacccaagaggaacaagctcaagggtaccaagcacccaagagtaataagcttctcaacttgtaactgttggagatatgcccccAAGAGTTCCAAGCACCCAAGAATAGGaaactacaaattttaatctttcttgtagattttaaggcttagcggataaaagagttcactagatatgcaactaggtgaatgcaacctatatgacaagcaagctccaagaagaaaagctaggcaacaaactacttagcaagccaacaagcatacaacaacaaagaaaggtgcgggaaaggattaaccacaagtgagacgaggacgcggattttaacctgaagttcactcttccttggggaagagctaatctccgtttggagcggtgccggagccaaagcttgcggaatgccaccaaaggctcaccgtattctccttcgagtcaccccaacggatgagcctcgaaccactcggggttggtcttgaaggcgaccaccacacctttacaaacttctccggagcacaccacaagcaaggaagctttcggaggaacctctaaccacctaggagcccaagctccaagagtaataagtcaatggggaagaaatgttgcggggaacgcgatttggtttggtcaagttgtagatcgggtcttgctctcccaatccccaaagttttaacaagtttgggtggagggattgagagtattgagcaaaatggggtgtagcaatggtggagctcaacaagacattagggttaggggttggaggaggaagaaaggcCTTTTTATAGTGTTCATGTGAGGGTGaggatttctgcccgttggacctcgtgcgcacgggctaagtcaggcccgtgcgcatggggtatccagagacaATCGCaccaccccgtgcgcatgggggtcaaaagaccccgtgcgcacggggtatccagagagttacacagtaccccgtgcgcacgggggtcaaaagaccccgtgcacggggtacccagagagttacccagtaccccgtgcgcacgggggtcaaaagaccccgtgtgcacggggtacccagtaacttACTGTTGCAACTTTCTGAGTACCACAGCACACACACTAGGTTCATATGAGGTGGTTGGAGTGGGAAGGGTAAGAGAGTAAGGCTCGGCAAAGGCATTCCCACACAACATTTGTCCACatagacccctcttaatagtgcggtctttcctacgactcTAAGCAAACCAAAACTAAACCTTCGAAGCGTCGACAGACCACGCCTTTGTCCTTTTTGAAATgggggggtcgcacatctccatcgcGGGCGTTTAGAACCAAtaacctgagataaactttagcaaccga
Proteins encoded in this window:
- the LOC123066768 gene encoding guanine nucleotide-binding protein subunit beta-like protein A; its protein translation is MANMQESLGLVGTMRGHNDVVTAIAAPIDNSPYIVSGSRDKSLLVWDLTNPVQSLGDGTVGTDYAVPFRRLTGHGHFVQDVVISSDGQFALSGSWDGELRLWDLSTGLTTRRFVGHSKDVISVAFSVDNRQIVSASRDNTIKLWNTLGECKYTIGGDMGGGEGHTGWVSCVRFSPNIQQPTIVSGSWDKTVKVWNLTNCKLRSTLAGHGGYVNAVAVSPDGSLCASGGKDGVTLLWDLSEGKRLYQLEAGSIIHALCFSPNRYWLCAATEESVKIWDLESKHVVQDLKPEVQVSKNQMLYCTSLSWSADGSTLYTGYTDGTIRVFKIQAGFAGYA